In Benincasa hispida cultivar B227 chromosome 8, ASM972705v1, whole genome shotgun sequence, the sequence TAGTgctaagggggtgtcaacctagttgataTGCCCGCTTACTGATCCTTTAATAAttcttttagatttttcttGTTTAGGCAAGACAACTCAAGGACAAGTTTTTTGTAAGGGGGAGGAATATGATGTATCAGTTATAAGAATGTTTAGTTAGTTGGTTAGTTTTTAGGTGTTGTAACTAATAGACCTTAACCAACTACCTTTTATTTACAGGTAGTCAAAAGTTTGTTTTTAACCCATGCCTATAAATAACAGGTTGGTCAGTATTTTGGAGATAATAAAATCATTTGAGAGTTTTTTTATCCTTTGTTTTTATACCAAACACTCTTCCAAAtccatgtgttttttttttaaaaaaaaaaaaaggaaacacaacatttcattgatataatgaaaagatcctaatgctcaaaatacaatGAGACATACAGTAAAGACAATAAACTCTACCAAAAAAAGTCCAAAAGATCCGAACACAAGACCAAAAACTAAACCTAGAAAATAAAAGGACTCCAATTCAAACATAAATCTTGacagaaaaatcaagaaaaagcTTGGAAAGAGAACACCAAGCACCCATCCCAAGAATTTTATACCAAGCACCCAAACCCCtacatgattttattttatttattattatttttttattaaatcaacaacttttattgagaaagaatgaaagaatacaacGACATACAAAAAAAGAAGCCCACAAAAACAAGTCCCAAAAGAAAGGGTTTCCAGCTAAGTAAGATGTTACCTagagaataattacaaaaaaagaaaaatcaaaaccgAAACTCAAAACAAAACATGAAACCCCCCTACATGGAATTTTATTTCCACCCAACCCTTTGTATTGCAAGTTTAAGTTCAGACTTAaacaatatttcttttaataaaagattagttaattaaacttgAACGCATTTGTACAAATCACACCAAATTCTTTTGTCAATGTAgctttttaatgatttttaacaATTGGGAAGGCTCTTCTTCATTAGTACTTTGGGGAgagatcttctcaaccccttgTCCTTAGGCTGTCTTTTGGTTTCTGACGGGGTCTTAACCCTATTgttgtttcttataaaaaaaaaatgaagatattaTACATATTTGATTACTGGCTTGGTCTCTAAATGacgaattaaaaaggaaaaagcaTAATACCAGAGTAAAAAGGCATAGTCCAAGTTAAATTATATACCTGTCCTAGATTTGTTTTCTCAATTCGAGCTTTTACCATCCGGGCAATATTGACATTATCATCATGCGTAAGTGCTGCAGTGACAATTGGAGTGCTGATCCTTTTGGCTCCATTTATAATTTCTTTGATACGTGGAACACCAAGTGTAACGTCTATCAACAGGTTAAAAGATCACAAGAAAAACTAATAATATCCAAGGACCCCCCAAATATTGTATAGAATACGTTATTGTTGAAACCaacatggaaaaagaaaaaagaaccgAAGGATACTCATGCTAGCAACTCCTGCAAAATGAAATGTTTTTAATGTCATTTGTGTCCCAGGTTCTCCAATACTTTGAGCTCCAATGGCACCAATGGCAGTTCCAGCTTCTATTTTTTTGGTATGGTAGCGGGACAAGCACGTGTCCAAGAAAACCTATGATAAAACGCCAGTTACTAATAAGTAATAATAGTAAATATTTCTAGGATTGATCTATAATTATCCCATATCAAAAGTAATTTCCAGCCAAAGAGAAGACATTATAATCTTTCCTATCAAGAATACTATTATATGATGTAACATGTAAAAGAATTTGATGAAAGATGCCGACTTTTACAGCCAAAGTAGACTATTTAATGAATTTATATTTGAAGACCCAAGGTACAATCTGATAAACTACTCCTTGGTAGAACACGAAGTGACAATAATGAAGAAAACTATgcaaaattataaaactacCTGAAGTTGTCTGTGTGTGACACCAGCTATGTTCTGGACTACCTTATTCCGAATCATAATATTGTCATTGTCAGAACTACCAATGATCCTTTTGCCTATATCTAATTCATTATCTGCCAacagtgtcatgctccatgatTTTTTTTGTGCCTCAACGTATTTGTTCAGGAAAGTCTTAAGAGAACCGATAAATGCTGGAGAGCAACCACACTCAGGAGTAGCATCATGTTTTGAGAGCCTGTCTTCTACCGTCTTGGAAAATTCTGATGGAGACAGGATTTTGTTACCATCAGTTGGACATGTAGCCTGTAAACACAAAAATGATACTTTTACCATGTTGATATCCAAAAATGTAACAACCTTgcagaaaaggaaaaatgtagCATCTGAGATATGCTTCCAAACCTTGGCTTTCAGAAACAGCCGCTCAAAATTCAAAGGTGCTCCACTTTTTCCTTCCATTTGTGCTGGATCCATTCCATCATCTCCATAACAAAATTGAACTATACATCCACCAGCATTCCGTACAGAGCTGTCATAATGAATTGATAAGTCCTCCAGTGCCTTGATCAATCTACGAGACATATAACCAGTGTCGGCTGTTTTCACCTGAAAAGTACTATTCTCAACATGTACCTCAAAACTTTCCACTTACTCATGTCAACAATaacaaatctcaaaattcaGTCTAATACTATACTTTTCTACTCATCCCATCAGGAATTCAAGACTAACCCGAATTTTCTATTGGACAGGAAACAACCAACACTACTGCTCTAGCACTTTAAAAGGGCCCCAACACTCAGATTAGTCTTCAAAGATCACCCAGTTCtcaaaagtttaatttgttgacaAGTTATGGCATACAGACACTTCAGCTTTGGCTATGTGGCCACGTGATCTTGTCCTATGAGATACTCACATTTTCTTGGACTCAACACATTTGAATCAATTAATGTATTTAACAAAACATTATGTCTAGACTAGTGTCTGTGTCTTCGTTTGTGCTTCTTAATTTACATGTGTTTAGCTTCATCTTATTTGTAAGTAATATTTAATCTAATAGTCCTACTTATGCgacgtatttaaataatattctttAGTTTCAATCTTGAGGATTGGCAAAATAGTACAGGCTGAGATAAGTTACCAAATACTAATTCATCAAGGTTACACTGACCAACTTGATAAGAAAAGTTTACCTACAAGAATTTTTAATGTGTCAAGCGGGAGGTTTAAATtgttaattaaaaagaattggTTAATTCAAGAATTTTAAGGATATTCTTTCTGTTATAGTGTATACCTACAAATAGGAGTTTATCAATCTTTTGTCCTTTATTCTcaatttattacttttcttttaagtAACGATAAAACCTGCAAACTATCAGTCGGGTTTTTAAGATTGTCATATGTTTTGTGGTTCCCTGTTTCTTTGtatttctctctttattttttcctttttcactcttttttttggaatttgtatCTTTTGAACAATAGTCTCTCCTCCCATATCACGTATTCAATGAAAAGATTtctttgattaaaaataaaataaaaaagaaaaagaaaaaaaaaagtagcaaCAAAAATCAATATCGTAAATTGATTACTAATTTAGCCCTTCCATGTATGCCATGTATATAAAATAAGATGCATTATTCTTCCATACTCCCTTTTACATTATTGTAGCACTTTctaatttgttattatttatgaCACAGTCAGGGTCAACATCCCATTGAACAATTTATTTGCTCAGTTTGACATTCTTATTTCCTAGAAACAAAgggaaaataaaaggaaaataaaaatgtaaagcTAAATTTCCCATAAACATTAAGTAATTATAATGCTAACAGATATTAGCCCTACCGCTGTATCCACAAGGCCTTCTCGTCCTCCCATCGTATGAAAGAAAAACTCGGTAGCTGTCAAGCCACTGTAGAAGGAATTTGCAACAAAGCCTTTGGCCTGCATTATAgtaatttgtaaaatcatatataaaataaataaaaatttaaaatccaCACCACTTCAAACATACAATACAACTATCTTACATAATGTAGAAAACTTGACCATTtagttatatgttacatatctATCAATTTGTCAAAGGAGCTGAAGAAAAAATGTAATTGTTAAGAGTCTCTTAATATCTTTTGTAATATGTTTTGTGTATCATGcatagttttatcatttatatttgtagtattttttctttattggttGATGGTCGTTCTACTATTAAGAAGACCTTGTATTTGATATAGAAGatagaagaaaatataataatttaccTTTCCAAAATTCCAGTACAACATTATTTGTTCACTTCTTATTGCAACTACTCAATACTGCCTCATAGGCAGATAACGAGCAAAATGATCTTGGTAACAAAAATGAAGAACTCAAGTGTATAACACCCTCCAATGCAATCAATTCCTATAATAATATATTGCTTTCTGTGCTCACAGAATGTATAATGTCCATATTAAGGCTCTTCTCTGCTTTTACTTGGTAGTATTTTGCccaagtacaatagttgaaaaTGTCATAGCAACCCAATGTAACAGAAACTGATCGCCTAAAGAAAACACAAAAGCTGAGCAACACCCAAATCTCCATTTCCAAAGAAAACATGGAACTTCAAAAACAGCACACCATGTTCAGGTGATCGGTCACAGTAGATAAGATATCAACCTAAAACCTAAGTGTGGATGACTTTTCTTTTCCACAACATACCAACAGCACGTCATCGTAACCAGCATCATCTTCAGAATATCATGCACCACAAAAAGATGCAGAAGGAATGAAGGATAACCATAACATCAAAGCTAATGTCAACTACTGTCAACAGAGCTCTTCAAACCATTACATTTACATTATAACCAGTCGGTAGTCTCTTTCCACACTTGTACAATGACAGAAAACTCATGAAATGTGAACTTTCTCCAAAAACCGTTAATATCTGAGAACTAGAACCAACTATCGAGAGTATTTACTAAACAGATGTGCAATGGAACACTCAAAAGGACCACAAAATTCTACTACATCCTCAATTTTTCCGTCTCACTTGTCCTCATcgctttttcttctattttcttccttttaaacatttttcttcTCCTGTTTCCTCAATAGGAGGGTCAACTTCTATGGCAGctcaattcatttttctttgcaGTTTTCTGCATTGAAAGAAATAGTGGGGCTGGTTGAGTGTGTCCAGAATTCAGAGGTTAATGTGGGAGATATAGACAAAATTTTGCTAGAGAGTAACTACTTCGTATACAGATATGGAGAAAACAATCAAGAAACACAACCAAGGAAGTTATATTATTGGAATAATTCACCAAGAGATGGGAACCTTCCATATTCTAATATGATTCATGATTGTCAAAGTTTTTGGTATAAGGGTGAGATGCTAATTTCAAGAAGATAATCTGGATTGATAGCTGTTAAAATTTGCAGGATACaatataaatgataaatttCACAGGAAAAAAAGATGGAAGTTCCATTTTGTATGCAACCACAGGCTAGGACTTTGTTTTGGTGGGAAGAACAAAAGCTCCCTACCTGACGCTTGCTGCAAATCTAAATCACAACTGATGATATTTCATTCATGACTCAAGATGGGATATCCTGTCAAAGGTTCTTTAGCATTGAAACAAGGGATTAAAGTGAGGTAATTAAATCAAAGCAACTATTAGCATGTTGCAAACTATCCGGTTGGCAAACAATGGAATTTGGTCatcaaatgaaagaaaaatgttCACCTTTAGGTTTTAGTCATCCTTTTAGGGAGAAAGGAAAGTTTTTGTCACTGATTCTATATTTTCCCGTGAGCTTTGGTTATGAAGCTTTTTTATAGTTCTCCGCTTAGTTTTATCTTCCTTGCAGGAGGAGTTTCTTTTCATCAGCCTCCGTTTTACTACAGCCtctattattatcatcattattattattattattattttggtatgCTCTTGCATGctttcatttttcaataaaagcGTGGTTgttcaataaaaaatataattaaaaataaaatattaaataaatgaagcTTACCTTTTAGCCCTGAACTCATCATCTGTGGTACTTCTGGGAATGAAATTAAGAACTTTTTGCTCAAAAGAATTGGCAAGGAGCAAGGGATCATGATGATGCAAGGAGGATCAAAATTCTTTTCAATGAAACATTAACTAGGCAACTGCCTCTTCCATATCCTATTTCAAAACAGCTTCTTCATTATGAAAGTAGAGAAGTCCAAAAGATTTTAATATTCTGCTTTGGATTATTCTTGCACTAGCCTATAACTCGGTTGAGGTTCTTCAAAGAAAGTTACCATCTTCATATATAATACCCTCCATTTGTCCTCTTAGTTTTGCAGATGGTGAGGTGCATAATCGTTTGTTTTTTGGGTGTTCTTTCTCACCCACATGCTGAAGCAGTCTCTTTAATATTACTTTAATCTACACGGAAGGTGTTTTCAAATAACCCCATATGTAATATTGTTCAGCTCCTCATTGGGATTTCCTTGCCTCTGAGATCACAATTACTATGGGTCACACTGCCCAAGTTCTTCTTTCAGACAATAAACAATAGCATTGGTTTGATCCATTCGAGTCAACTGGGTTAAAGGTGTCTCATTGGTGCTCTCTACTCATTTTCTTGGCTTTTCATTGTAAGATATTTGTTTGATTGCGTCAATCTTTCTTTTATAATTTGGTTTTATCTCCTTCTTTTACTCTTTTTGGATATTTGTATCTTTTAAGCATcagtctcttttcatttcttccatgcaaatttttttatttccggttaaaaataaaaaacaataataataataacaactaaGAAGTTTTCCAAATAtctagaatgaaaaaaaaaaggaaaaaaggaaaagagaaagagagaaaaggaggagaagaagaagaagaatgcaAAACTTACGGCCGGAGTTTTTGCTTTCCTACGAAAATGGGGAAGGCTCCGATCAATGAATCCATCTGGCGCACGGCGGCCCCCAACTGACTGCTGACCAACGCAAGCAATCATCTGGCTGATGTTAATAGGAGATCCTTTGGAACCACATTGTGACATAATCAACGGACTATTTCTCCAATGTAGGTTTTGCATACACACCTGCAGAAGAAAATTCCAACATTAGATCTAGTGGGATTGCATACAAAACATGATTTAAAACaaacttcaaaagaaattaCAAGTAGTGATATAAACAGTCAACAaattatatgaagacaacatTCATCCCCCAGAAACAATTGCCCGCTCATTGAGATGGTGCACAAAGGTCCATATATCTGTCATTGCATGCATATGTTCATCTTTATACACTGTAAGATTCATTGTTGACATGATGACATCAGAGAATAGGACTTGTAATATAAGAATGGAAATCAACCAATCAGAATCTTACATTTGCAGTGGCTTCCCGAATACCATTTAAAATTTGAGTTATCTTAGCCTCCAAACTTTGAGCAGCATCACAACCAGCTTCAGGAGGTAAATTTCCTGTGTTGAATAAGTTGATCTGCTTATCACAGTCACGGTAACCCTCCAAAATAgtagtttgtttttgtttaatcaATTGATCTCCCGGTTGGACATCATCGATTCCAATAGAGAAACCATGGTTACCTATCCACCGAGCACTGCATTCATGCAAATAATTGTATGGTTTTTAGTAGTGTTATTAATGTCAACAAAATTACTACATTTCAACCATCCACTTTTTACCTGAAAACAAGTATAATTGCTAATCGAATGGCAAGTTGGCAACTACCTCTAAGCAGTCAAACTTCAAACAAAGACTGTACTTAATACCTATGAATAACtagttaatataatttttaagttAACTTAAACAAAATGGATTCATTGATCTTGCAGATGCAGCAGCTGAGTGTTATGTACTATTCTTCAAGATGAACAACTTCCAACTACAAATAACACAAATCAGAATTATTAAACACCAAATACTACTAGACTAAAATTACTGTCAAGAAACATGAAGAAAATGGAGAACCATCCTGGGTTGGCCTAGTAGTAAATAAGGGAATATCCCTTTGATAAAGAGGTAAGACGTCATGAGTTCAATCCATGGTGGTCACCTAactaggatttaatatcctacaaGTTACCTTGACacccaaatgttgtagggtCAGATGGGTTGTCCCGTGAGATTAGTTGAGATGCACGTAAGCTAGCCTAGACGCTCacagatataaaaaaaaaaaaaacataaagaaaatAGTGGCAAAATCATTAGCGATAGGATCGAAGAACAGATCCACAAAAGTTACAGATGAGGGCTCTCCAGGATTTCCAATAAAAGGGGACATGACAGAATCTCCAGTCACAGTATTCAGATCGACTACCCTGGCCCGTTTGCCTCACCTAGCAAATTCCAGATGCTGGCCTACTCCGTCAAACCCTCTGCTTCTAATCCACCAGAGAGCAAAAGCAAACCATGGAGGTCATAAGAGGAAACTACAGCTTGGTTGGTGGGGAATAGCGTTATGTACCATTGGGTACTTGGCCGATGTCAAATAGTAAGACGCCTGGAAAGTAAGAAGCAAAACAATTTCCTATCTAAGGGAGGTAGGCTTACCCTTATAAATGCTACTTTAAGCAATCTTACCATCTACTTTTTATCTCTCTTTCCCCTGCCTTGTGCTTACAGGAAATTCTTGTGGTTCTGGATTAGGGTAAAGAGCTCTATCACCTCCTAAAATCGAATTAGGTTAAAAAGCTTTTGTTGGAAGGTGGGATTGGCATCATTGACTTGAAGCTTCCAAACAGGGCAGAGTCCCTTTTAAGGAGCTATGACTATGTTTTTTCGATTGAGAGCTGCTTCTTTCAGGACTTCAGTTTTCATCTAGCCCGAACTAGAAAGTCTAGCTCTCtgtttcttttccatttcaaaaGGAATACAGCAAAcatttttcattgataaaatgaaaagagactaatatTCAAAAGTACAAGGAAACAAGattaaaaagtaataataagaAATGAAAGAACATTACGACATGATTAAGTTATGAGAGCAACATAAAAGCATTATTAACCCACTCTTGGCATAGCTCTCTGATTGCAGAGCTCCTTCTTCACCCACTCTTTAATGACAAGAGATGATTTCTATGGCTTGCTGGATTTGTGCAATTTTGTGAAGCCTTTTGGTTGGAAAGAAAGGAAGAATGCAATTTTTAAGGGATTGAGAGATCTAAGGAGAAGGCGTGGTCCTTGCTAGGTTCCACATCTTCTTTTGGGCTTCAATCATTTAGATCTTTTGTAATTACCCTATAAGTTATATTTCGCTTAATTGGAGATCCTAATTGTTTTAGTTTGGCTCTCTCTGGTGTGTGCTTTCCTTTTGAATGCCTCCTGTACTCTTTCAAGGAAAGGTTTGGTTTTCTCATCAAAGATCATTAGTTTGGTCCTCATTGTAATAAGAAAAGCTGAGGGGggaaaaattaaaatccaaCACACGCAAACAATTTACAGAATGGGCTGCAACATGTACAGTGCATGGAACCTGTTACAAGTTACCAATTACCTCAGCTTAGCAAGACGATTCATGCAAACAGCAGCAGCATGCGCCTTGTAGTCTCTAAGTAGAACAGAATAAAGTCCATCCTTGTTGCCATTGCCTGAAATAAGTACAGACAACTTGTAAACATAAAAAATGACTTCACCAAGAGAAAGAAGTTGAAGTTCTAAAATTGTGAAATAAACTTAATAGTGTTCCTCAAACGCTACCAAAGTCAACCAGTCTTAATTAAACATCCAATAAGGAGGCAGATGAAGTAAAGCTATAATGAGATATAGCATGAGCAGAAATATCCAGGGATGTTTATTTTTGTTGTCgctttagaaactatgatttacataataaaattacctaaagtagCCTTCCCAACTTGGCCTGATATTAGCTCACTATTACGGAAGTAGACAAATCCATCATTAGGGCACATAGTTTCTCGTTCTTTTTCATTTCCTTTAACTTTACTGTAGCTTTTCTCCTTAACTGTAAGATTAAGATAGACCTTCATACTTGCATGTGGGCGAACCAAGACACTAAATAATTGTTTGCCAGTCCAAAGCTCGATAGGCTGCAATAGATACCAACCTAATTTAGAAAAACTACCATGTTCAGGTGGAAAAATCTTGCTAAGATACCACATTTATATTTTGTGGTTGTATGAACAAAAAATCAGATAAATTCAATAGCACAAAAAATAGAGAACCATTTAAGAGGCACAAACAATGATATAACAATGAGTTATATCCTAAGTTAGGATAAGGATATGacataattatctctttttagAATTCAACAAATGGAGGTGGGGATTCAATCCTCTAACCCCTCTTGGTCAAGAGTATGTGTCTTAACCAATCAAGCTTATTGAGCTATATAAGAAGATTTTCATAAATTGTAGTTGTcttttgattaaatattttttttcagcTCATAATAACTAAACTTGAAACTTGAAAGACAATGAGATTGaactcatgaaacatacaacaTTTCAACAAGTCAAAGAAACTAATCACATGCTCAAATAATTTAATACATTCTGAGAAGATTTGAAGGAATattaaaaccaaataaatacCCAATTTCTTTCATCGGGGCCTTCCCCTTATACTTATCAATAAACAGTTTATTTTaccaaaaaaccaaataaatacccataatataatatattaaaaagaagCATAGGGGAGAAACTTTCCATTTTCCCCTTTGCTTCTGATTGTAATATTTATTTCTAAGTCAAATTATCAAGTGAATAGTGTCAATTCTTTAAACTTTGTTTGATTGTAGAGCCAAAATTTAGTTCAAAACATCTGAttggataaaaaaaacaatagaagTCAATGTTTCACtttcaaatttcattgatgGACTGGCGGTAAAAGGATTTACCCAAACATGAATGAGGTGGTACAAGTTTCTTAGCAggggaaaaatatatatacacacacatacaaaTATACAATGATACATACATTTCAAggatttctcttttttttttttttttaatttttaagaactATACAATAAATGAGGGAGTGGAGGTTTGAACCACCAGCCCACAGGAAGGAGTAAATGTCTTAACCATAACACTAAGCTCATGTTGGCTACAGTGATGATCGATTCTTGCACTAGAATACAAGAATAACAACTTTTAATTGAAATATCCGCAACAAAGATTGATAACACAAGTCAAACTACACAAATAGTAAACTGATAATGTAACATGAACAAAAACATCTCTAGTCACTGCTATACAAAAGGTAACAATAAATCATCAACTCACTTTGACTAGAGCAGGTGTAGGCAAGTCAACCAAGTCCATGCCATCTCCCATGTAAGAACACATAAGAGAAAATGCTGCACGGTCATAAAATGTGTCTTTTCTTGTTATGAGAAAAGATGATGTCAAAAAATCTTGAGTTGAAGCAACTAAAATCTCCCCATTTTTGGGAGTGCATAGATTATTTTGCACCTGCACACAGAAACtacattcttttaaaaaaaaaattgagtgaaATACTGAACCAGAGGAGGGTAAACAACTGAAATaccaaaaagaaaactattCGATAATAAACAGAAACACTCAGATGATTTGATCTTATCCATGAAAAATCACAAAACTGCAGAAATAATCTCAAAAGGTCCAAGTAGATAACAATGTTCATACACGGCATATGGAAAGTTGATCACATCATTGGATCAATAAACCAACTTGATCCAAACAACTGGATGTAATGAAAGCTTGGAAAGCAGAACATGACATGTCATAGCAGGTGAAAATGACAACTTAAAATTCTCTCTTAATATCATAGAGCAGAGAAGATTTGGGAAAGAACATTTTCCTAATTTACAAATTACTTTGAGTTATTTGAAATAGGAGTCCTTCATGATCATAGACAGAGAAATGGCTTCTATACATATACTTCAAAACTTTGGAATGGGTACATCAGTCACGGCAACTAGATACGTACGAGACAGATGATAGGAAATGCACTAAGGATGCTACATGGTAAAGAAGATTGTCCGGTATAAATGCATATATAAGCTCCTAGTTTCAACAAGATGATCCTAGAGAAAAAACCCATGTATATGGGattcatttaatttcatattaacAATCTAAATGTTAGGTCTTGCAAATCACATATATAAGGAgtatttaaagattaaattaaaatgtttaaaatttagCCTAATCTAACTGCTATGGATTTCAGATTTTAGGTTTAGGaatgattttcctttttctcttctatTCTTCTATAAGAAGCATAACACTTAAAAGAGACGCGAAATCATTGCATGAAGAGTCTTCAATTGGTCATTAAGGCCAAAAATTTTAACAACCAAGTTCTATTTAAATCTAATGCACAATTATTAGAATGGAAGGAAACGATCATTTTACAGTCATCAATCTCATAACCAACAATTAGGGGCAGACAATAAGGGGCTGTTGGGAGGTTAGAATGTAATCAAGATTATTGGAAATCAGGGGAGTGTTGGAATGCGTGAGGAATCGAGGGTGAAACGGAAATGGGATCGTAAAACGTGAAAACGGTGGGAAAGAGGGTCGGATTAAAAATTGTTGGAACGAAATGAGTTTATTATTACAAGTTGAGCCCAAAACGCTCAATCCAAACATGATTTTTGAGTTACATTACAATCCAAACCCATTTCATTACAGACCCCCAAACAGCTCATAAAACCTATCAAACCGAAATAATTGACAAAACCGAACCGaaatgtttat encodes:
- the LOC120082950 gene encoding DNA-directed RNA polymerase III subunit 1 isoform X2 — protein: MNRAQAEGLVFTKQPYIEDVGPRKIKSMQFTTFSGSEISKMAEVQVYKGLYYDTTRKPIDGGLLDPRMGPANKGCKCTTCHANFGDCPGHYGYLSLALPVFNVGYFTTILEILKCICKSCSRILLEEKLYKDFLRKIRNPKLEPLRKSDLVKKIIKKCSTLTTGNKSTKCSRCGYLNGSVKKAVSMLGILHYRSRSKDAGVVSEDLRAPYNVSNDILNPFRVLSLFKRMSDEDCELLFLSDRPEKLIVTNVPVPPIAIRPSVIMDGSQSNENDITERLKRIIQQNASVSQELSTSNSQPKCLESWDMLQSEVAQLINSDVRGIPFTMQVSKPLAGFVQRLKGKQGRFRGNLCGKRVEFTGRTVISPDPNLKITEVAVPIHMARILTYPERVTSHNIEKLRQCVSNGPDKYPGARMVRHLDGSMRSLMISGRKRLADELKYGEIVERHLEDGDVVLFNRQPSLHRMSIMCHRVRVMPWRTLRFNESVCNPYNADFDGDEMNMHVPQTEEARTEAILLMGVQNNLCTPKNGEILVASTQDFLTSSFLITRKDTFYDRAAFSLMCSYMGDGMDLVDLPTPALVKPIELWTGKQLFSVLVRPHASMKVYLNLTVKEKSYSKVKGNEKERETMCPNDGFVYFRNSELISGQVGKATLGNGNKDGLYSVLLRDYKAHAAAVCMNRLAKLSARWIGNHGFSIGIDDVQPGDQLIKQKQTTILEGYRDCDKQINLFNTGNLPPEAGCDAAQSLEAKITQILNGIREATANVCMQNLHWRNSPLIMSQCGSKGSPINISQMIACVGQQSVGGRRAPDGFIDRSLPHFRRKAKTPAAKGFVANSFYSGLTATEFFFHTMGGREGLVDTAVKTADTGYMSRRLIKALEDLSIHYDSSVRNAGGCIVQFCYGDDGMDPAQMEGKSGAPLNFERLFLKAKATCPTDGNKILSPSEFSKTVEDRLSKHDATPECGCSPAFIGSLKTFLNKYVEAQKKSWSMTLLADNELDIGKRIIGSSDNDNIMIRNKVVQNIAGVTHRQLQVFLDTCLSRYHTKKIEAGTAIGAIGAQSIGEPGTQMTLKTFHFAGVASMNVTLGVPRIKEIINGAKRISTPIVTAALTHDDNVNIARMVKARIEKTNLGQRCRTIRRCQCCQTSNSRYSKTQTEA